A stretch of Brassica napus cultivar Da-Ae chromosome C6, Da-Ae, whole genome shotgun sequence DNA encodes these proteins:
- the LOC125588880 gene encoding ubiquitin-conjugating enzyme E2 14, with protein MAKNQASLLLQKQLKDLCKHPVDGFSAGLVDENNVFQWSVSIMGPPDTLYEGGFFNAIMTFPEDYPNSPPTVKFTSEMWHPNVYSDGKVCISILHPPGDDPNGYELASERWTPVHTVESIVLSIISMLSGPNDESPANVEAAKEWRDNRAEFRKKVSRCVRKSQEML; from the exons atGGCAAAGAACCAAGCAAGCCTTCTCCTACAGAAGCAGCTCAAAG ATCTGTGCAAGCACCCCGTTGATGGATTCTCAGCTGGGCTCGTTGATGAGAATAACGTTTTCCAGTGGAGCGTCTCCATCATGGGTCCTCCTGATACTCTCTA TGAAGGGGGATTTTTCAATGCAATCATGACGTTTCCAGAGGATTACCCAAATAGTCCACCAACCGTCAAGTTCACTTCGGAGATGTGGCATCCTAATG TTTACTCTGATGGGAAAGTTTGCATATCTATTCTTCATCCTCCTGGTGACGATCCTAATGGATACGAGCTTGCCTCTGAACGTTGGACCCCTGTCCATACG GTAGAAAGCATTGTGTTGAGTATCATATCGATGCTTTCGGGTCCCAACGATGAGTCACCGGCCAATGTGGAAGCAGCAAAAGAATGGAGAGACAACAGAGCAGAGTTTAGGAAGAAAGTGAGTCGCTGTGTTAGAAAATCGCAAGAGATGCTATGA